A section of the Drosophila sechellia strain sech25 chromosome 3L, ASM438219v1, whole genome shotgun sequence genome encodes:
- the LOC116801047 gene encoding putative odorant receptor 71a: MDYDRIRPVRFLTGVLKWWRLWPRKESISTPDWTNWQAYALHVPFTFLFVLLLWLEAIRSRDIQHTADVLLICLTTTALGGKIINIWKYAHVAQGILFEWSTWDLFELRSKQEVDMWRFEHRRFNRVIIFYCLCSVGVIPLIVIQPLFDIPNRLPFWMWTPFDWQQPVLFWYAFIYQVTTIPIICICNVTMDVVNWYLMLHLSLCLRMLGQRLSKLQHDDKDLREKFLELVHLHQRLKQQALGIEIFISKSTFTQILVSSLIICFTIYSMQMSPVLQDLPGFAAMMQYLVAMIMQVMLPTIYGNAVIDSANMLTDSLYYSDWPDMNSRMRRLVLMFMVYLNRPVTLKAGGFFHIGLPLFTKTMNQAYSLLALLLNMNQ; the protein is encoded by the exons ATGGACTACGATCGAATTCGACCGGTGCGATTTTTGACGGGAGTGCTGAAATGGTGGCGTCTCTGGCCGCGGAAGGAATCAATCTCCACGCCAGACTGGACTAACTGGCAGGCATATGCCTTGCACGTTCCATTTACCTTCTTGTTTGTGTTGCTTTTGTGGTTGGAGGCAATCAGGAGCAGGGATATACAGCATACCGCCGATGTCCTTTTGATTTGCCTGACCACCACTGCCTTGGGCGGTAAAATTATCAATATCTGGAAGTATGCCCATGTGGCCCAAGGCATTTTGTTCGAGTGGAGCACGTGGGATCTTTTCGAGCTGAGGAGCAAACAGGAAGTGGATATGTGGCGATTCGAGCATCGACGTTTCAATCGTGTTATTATATTTTACTGTTTGTGCAGTGTTGGTGTCATCCCATTGATTGTGATTCAACCGTTGTTTGATATCCCAAATCGATTGCCCTTCTGGATGTGGACACCATTCGATTGGCAGCAGCCTGTGCTCTTTTGGTATGCCTTCATCTATCAGGTCACAACCATTCCCATTATCTGTATTTGCAACGTAACCATGGACGTTGTCAATTGGTACTTGATGCTGCATCTGTCCTTGTGTTTGCGAATGTTGGGCCAGCGTTTGAGTAAGCTTCAGCATGATGACAAGGATCTGAGGGAGAAGTTCCTGGAACTGGTCCATCTCCACCAGCGACTCAAGCAACAGGCCTTGGGcattgaaattttcatttcgaaGAGCACGTTCACCCAAATCCTGGTCAGCTCCCTAATCATTTGCTTCACCATTTACAGCATGCAGATG AGTCCCGTCTTGCAGGACTTGCCAGGATTTGCCGCCATGATGCAGTACTTAGTGGCCATGATCATGCAAGTCATGCTACCCACCATATATGGTAACGCCGTCATCGATTCTGCAAATATGTTGACCGATTCCCTATACTATTCGGATTGGCCGGATATGAATTCCCGTATGCGGCGACTAGTTTTAATGTTTATGGTGTACTTAAATCGACCGGTGACCCTAAAAGCCGGTGGCTTTTTTCATATTGGTTTGCCTTTGTTTACCAAG ACCATGAATCAAGCATACAGTTTGCTGGCCTTGCTGCTCAACATGAATCAATAG
- the LOC6605734 gene encoding pericentrin isoform X13 gives MSRVKLEYEKQLNRKNKRHLTFDAARDLEQVICERDGLRELSKSFRSVLCRLAKCVAHCEEDLNATLSEEVQRLLFHSRSQDGGDDLEATLSSSLNNTKQMFRVPDVHSLLEVVEDPSLVQFIDSKSNEEPSEDFDLNDCLERLKSEASYLLHLSEDLHKQQRTHDESSEHLDEPEKQEHELCCEAEDGLKTTGAVHQQVLSKFLRTNSLNDQQMGVANQRKNSNPEAGKTHSSLPPDLQEHAGNASELSFQLVQLKNRLIKSEADRQNLQQQLSHTIDRNAELGQELQALRDQLSQLNSLNHTDYNEGYGLGTMKSLQEQGLDQSSASFLALQERARHLLSSSPVKEQPSRDQGNSTVILLQMIEDFCREGDRVVEFSKKDREDLQSQIDTADKQLKDTRRFLEDQAAEREQERDEFQREIERLKAQLRDKEKEHSSYANASEELKVAKRKHYAQLESQFKELNKQLSESNAKRDKFEVELKASIDKIFVLREIISELETQIQTKALNEEVLAEKAQQLEEYVSLQMRDNDILQQEVHSLKTDIGEGYQSRIRELEEKLQQSRPTAEQGVVLSQVAEKLRDIETTLDQKTKVLESLHNSNATSNSTSLSVTEDVSIHGSKEPTAVGSPSHPSLTMEGVQRVTEKLDRHTRVEEAAIKRIRDLEMQVHQMRAGCVELQHERDTLQGRMEEQTQRISSLQNRLEEQRQRAEQLHRTGTSDLNTRVHELQGEVENLYEQLAARDKQMANMRQQLQRSKEEITRLETEVEVRTQPDRSLVNKLQAEVQQKGAEIVKLKDKIRTEMINRLAIPDLMETMLADKNDEIDHLRDQLEAKEKELQASRQDGSLISSPAGAAGKQDGSGGKLSARTLSDIGSITEFPEPDVERRAAMRSLTAPLQMSDGAGGFLHQTMETSKEAVANLTHKRTDDLSGFIVPYPANTFEHPHYFQALGVTAQSTDGLTPGLVPRQINFSNLTEDSKLKTTSLVMHTPELPRPTTPPEIHKLRVKLSDLQTEKQRQQSELENKLQDLQKELEQEKEKLSRQAQTLQSYEESEAKYRLRIETLESKVLETAAQAASDRENLRKELICVSAAHEQCENAAAARKRELEKLNSEVKVKADQLHAALRRCADLELQVLTLERDLERLKNSDNSSKQYSVDEIAQQVEKELNYSAQLDSNILKAIESEEENNLDKKLQKGVQTEEETLPGTGNGTDDENFTGERELLNQLEALRAQLAVEREQCEAMSKELLGEKQHSQDIQEQDVIIIEAMRKRLETALDAEDELHKQLDQERERCERLQTQLTSLQRAESRRNSSLLLKSPGDSPRKSPRADFESELGDRLRSEIKLLVAQNERERERSADAQRSSERERQRYEKELQERVAYCERLKQEMEKLSRDKESAETELEHFNERLTLQASEIESLEARLVTLQEAETRRANTRTRQHQENVKLQAEIHELKSKLLAAEAARDCLDQKVTQLRFDVSRSGQREAKLAEALAQANDRLAHSTDDSVPAQFMQKMKEINALLAENTQENRQMAETVQFLVGERIALQKKCEELGGAGNTNVTELEERCRQLIGRYLRVESHRKALVYQKRYLKLTLEGYQASEQLALQNLRGGAALPPQRNIKKKFKTVALAIIAIQRIKYIGRIWHTGKRIVSKSVFTITQQRSPGLNLNVAPPQSPLPGPNSNPPTNNNNLMGRLSYAPLSPPMVNFSTVQPIMLPSDFTLQAPTTSLQSTIANNNSENTLPSLARLDWPTMQKPKRAHARHH, from the exons ATGTCGCGCGTGAAACTAGAATATGAAAAGCAGCTGAATCGGAAGAACAAGCGCCATCTGACCTTCGATGCTGCCCGTGACCTGGAGCAGGTGATCTGCGAACGAGATGGATTGAGGGAGCTGTCCAAAAGTTTCCGCAGCGTACTCTGTCGGCTGGCCAAGTGTGTGGCGCACTGTGAGGAGGATTTGAATGCCACACTCTCCGAGGAGGTGCAACGCCTGTTGTTCCACAGTCGCAGTCAAGATGGGGGTGATGATCTGGAGGCTACCCTTAGTAGCTCCCTAAATAATACGAAGCAAATGTTCCGTGTGCCGGATGTCCACAGCCTGCTGGAAGTTGTGGAGGATCCCAGTTTGGTGCAGTTCATCGACAGCAAGAGCAACGAAGAGCCAAGCGAGGATTTCGATTTGAATGATTGCCTGGAGCGTTTGAAGTCGGAAGCCTCCTACCTGTTGCATTTGTCAGAGGACTTGCATAAGCAGCAGCGGACACACGATGAGTCGTCGGAGCACTTGGACGAACCGGAAAAACAGGAGCATGAGCTCTGCTGCGAGGCGGAAGATGGTCTGAAGACCACAGGTGCTGTGCATCAACAAGTACTGTCGAAATTCCTTCGCACAAATTCCTTGAACGATCAGCAAATGGGCGTGGCCAATCAGAGGAAGAACAGCAATCCCGAGGCGGGGAAAACACATTCCTCCCTACCTCCAGATCTTCAAGAGCATGCGGGAAATGCGTCAGAGCTGTCGTTCCAGCTGGTGCAGCTAAAGAATCGCTTGATTAAATCGGAGGCAGATCGTCAGAACTTGCAACAGCAACTCAGTCACACTATTGATCGCAATGCGGAGCTGGGACAGGAGTTACAAGCACTGAGGGATCAGCTCTCCCAGTTGAACTCTCTTAATCACACGGATTACAATGAGGGATACGGCTTGGGCACAATGAAGAGCTTGCAGGAGCAGGGATTGGATCAATCATCGGCCAGTTTTCTTGCCCTCCAAGAGAGAGCGCGTCATTTGCTTTCATCCTCTCCGGTCAAGGAGCAACCATCTAGAGACCAAGGCAATTCCACCGTTATCTTGCTGCAAATGATCGAGGACTTTTGCCGCGAGGGCGACAGAGTGGTGGAGTTCAGCAAAAAGGACCGCGAGGATCTGCAGTCCCAG atCGATACCGCTGACAAGCAGCTGAAGGATACCAGGCGATTCCTAGAGGATCAGGCCGCCGAACGCGAACAGGAACGCGATGAGTTCCAGCGCGAAATCGAGCGGCTGAAGGCTCAATTGCGCGACAAAGAGAAGGAGCACAGCTCCTATGCCAATGCCTCCGAGGAG TTGAAGGTAGCGAAGCGAAAGCAT TATGCACAACTGGAAAGCCAATTTAAGGAGTTAAATAAACAGTTGAGCGAGTCGAATGCGAAGCGGGATAAATTCGAGGTGGAACTGAAGGCTTCAATTGACAAAATCTTTGTGCTGCGGGAGATCATCTCGGAGCTGGAAACCCAAATCCAGACGAAGGCACTCAATGAGGAAGTTTTGGCCGAGAAGGCCCAACAACTGGAGGAATATGTGAGTTTGCAGATGCGGGACAATGATATACTGCAGCAGGAGGTGCACAGCCTGAAGACAGACATTGGAGAGGGCTATCAATCCCGTATCAGAGAGCTGGAGGAGAAACTGCAACAGAGTAGACCAACGGCAGAACAAGGCGTGGTCTTGAGTCAGGTTGCGGAAAAGTTAAGAGACATTGAAACCACGCTGGATCAAAAAACCAAAGTTCTGGAATCTCTGCACAACTCCAACGCAACCTCCAATTCGACCAGCTTGAGTGTCACCGAAGATGTGTCTATTCATGGAAGCAAGGAACCCACGGCAGTGGGTTCACCCTCGCATCCATCGCTTACCATGGAAGGTGTTCAACGGGTCACCGAAAAGCTGGACCGGCACACTCGGGTTGAGGAGGCGGCCATCAAGCGGATTCGCGACCTGGAGATGCAGGTGCATCAAATGCGCGCCGGTTGCGTG GAGCTCCAGCATGAGCGGGACACGCTGCAGGGTCGTATGGAGGAACAGACCCAGCGTATTTCTTCACTCCAAAATCGGCTGGAGGAGCAGCGACAGCGGGCGGAGCAACTGCATCGGACTGGCACATCAGACTTGAATACCCGAGTACATGAACTCCAGGGTGAGGTCGAGAACCTATACGAGCAATTGGCGGCGCGGGACAAGCAGATGGCTAATATGAGACAGCAACTGCAGCGCAGCAAGGAGGAGATAACTCGACTGGAGACGGAAGTCGAAGTACGAACACAACCAGATCGCAGTCTGGTGAACAAACTCCAGGCTGAAGTGCAGCAAAAGGGAGCGGAGATCGTGAAGCTAAAGGATAAGATACGCACAGAGATGATCAATCGTCTGGCTATCCCGGATCTCATGGAGACTATGCTGGCGGACAAGAACGATGAGATAGATCACCTGCGCGATCAACTGGAGGCCAAGGAGAAGGAACTGCAGGCATCTCGTCAGGATGGCAGCCTGATTTCATCCCCGGCTGGAGCAGCAGGAAAGCAGGATGGTAGCGGTGGCAAGTTGAGTGCCCGAACCCTAAGCGATATCGGATCGATTACAGAGTTCCCCGAACCGGATGTGGAGCGTCGAGCGGCCATGCGAAGTCTTACCGCTCCTTTGCAGATGAGCGATGGTGCGGGCGGCTTCCTGCACCAAACAATG GAAACTTCTAAGGAAGCCGTGGCTAACTTAACACACAAGCGCACCGATGACCTAAGTGGTTTCATTGTCCCCTACCCGGCTAACACTTTCGAGCACCCGCACTACTTCCAGGCCCTGGGAGTCACAGCCCAGAGCACCGATGGTCTAACGCCTGGTCTGGTGCCGAGGCAGATTAACTTCTCCAACCTTACAGAGGATTCCAAGTTAAAAACGACCAGTCTCGTGATGCACACACCGGAGTTGCCCAGGCCAACAACTCCTCCAGAGATTCATAAACTCCGAGTAAAGCTTTCCGATTTGCAAACCGAAAAACAGAGACAGCAGAGTGAATTGGAAAACAAGTTACAGGATCTGCAAAAGGAACTGGAGCAAGAGAAGGAGAAACTGAGTCGTCAAGCGCAAACTCTGCAAAGCTACGAGGAGAGTGAAGCAAAGTATAGGCTTCGCATAGAAACCCTGGAGTCCAAGGTGCTGGAAACAGCTGCCCAGGCGGCTTCTGATCGAGAAAATCTCCGCAAGGAACTGATTTGTGTTAGTGCGGCCCATGAACAATGCGAAAATGCAGCTGCTGCTCGCAAACGGGAGTTGGAGAAACTGAATAGTGAAGTCAAGGTAAAGGCCGATCAGCTGCATGCTGCTCTACGACGATGTGCAGATCTCGAACTGCAGGTTCTAACACTAGAACGCGATTTGGAGCGGCTAAAGAACAGTGATAATAGTTCGAAGCAATATTCGGTGGACGAAATTGCACAGCAAGTGGAAAAGGAATTGAACTACTCTGCCCAGCTGGACTCAAACATCCTTAAAGCAATTGAAAGCGAGGAGGAAAACAATCTGGACAAGAAGCTGCAGAAAGGTGTCCAAACGGAGGAGGAGACTTTACCTGGAACTGGCAATGGAACCGACGACGAGAACTTCACTGGCGAGCGGGAACTACTAAATCAGCTGGAAGCCCTGCGTGCTCAATTGGCCGTAGAGCGTGAGCAATGCGAAGCAATGAGTAAGGAGCTGCTGGGAGAGAAGCAGCACTCGCAGGATATTCAAGAACAGGATGTGATTATCATAGAAGCCATGCGGAAACGACTGGAGACAGCTCTGGATGCCGAGGACGAGCTCCACAAACAGCTCGATCAGGAAAGGGAACGTTGTGAGCGTCTCCAAACGCAGTTGACATCCCTGCAGCGAGCGGAAAGTAGAAGAAACAGTTCCCTGCTACTGAAGTCGCCGGGCGACTCGCCCAGGAAATCTCCACGAGCTGATTTCGAATCCGAACTCGGAGATCGTCTGCGCAGTGAGATTAAACTGCTAGTGGCTCAGAATGAAAGGGAACGGGAGAGATCTGCGGATGCTCAACGGAGCAGTGAGCGGGAACGTCAGAGGTATGAAAAAGAGCTCCAAGAGCGAGTGGCATACTGTGAGCGGCTGAAACAAGAAATGGAGAAGCTATCTCGGGATAAGGAGTCCGCCGAAACAGAGTTGGAACACTTCAATGAACGTTTAACTCTGCAAGCAAGTGAGATCGAAAGTTTGGAGGCTAGGTTAGTCACTCTCCAGGAGGCGGAAACGCGAAGGGCCAACACACGCACCCGTCAGCATCAGGAGAACGTCAAGCTCCAAGCCGAGATCCATGAACTAAAGTCCAAACTTCTGGCGGCCGAAGCAGCAAGGGATTGCCTGGACCAAAAAGTCACCCAACTGCGTTTTGATGTGAGTCGCTCTGGTCAGAGGGAGGCCAAACTAGCTGAGGCCTTAGCTCAGGCCAATGATCGATTGGCTCATAGCACCGATGACAGTGTGCCGGCGCAGTTCATGCAGAAGATGAAGGAGATCAACGCCCTGCTGGCGGAGAACACTCAGGAAAACCGGCAAATGGCTGAGACGGTCCAGTTTTTGGTGGGCGAACGTATTGCGCTGCAAAAGAAATGCGAAGAGCTGGGTGGCGCTGGTAACACCAATGTCACCGAGCTGGAGGAGCGCTGCCGGCAGTTGATCGGCCGCTATTTGCGAGTGGAGTCCCATCGGAAGGCGCTGGTCTACCAGAAGAGGTATTTGAAGCTCACACTGGAAGGTTACCAGGCCAGTGAGCAATTGGCTCTGCAGAATCTGAGAGGTGGTGCTGCACTGCCTCCACAGCGAAACATCAAAAAGAAGTTTAA GACGGTAGCCCTTGCGATCATTGCCATCCAGCGAATCAAATACATTGGACGCATCTGGCACACGGGAAAGCGGATTGTGAGCAAGTCAGTCTTCACAATTACTCAGCAGAG AAGTCCTGGATTAAACCTCAATGTGGCGCCTCCCCAATCCCCACTGCCTGGGCCCAACTCAAATCCACCCACCAATAATAACAACCTCATGGGCCGACTTAGTTATGCGCCCCTCTCACCGCCAATGGTTAACTTCAGCACCGTGCAGCCAATAATGCTGCCATCGGATTTCACCCTTCAAGCGCCAACAACTTCGTTGCAGTCCACCATTGCCAATAACAATAGCGAAAACACTCTGCCATCATTGGCAAGATTGGACTGGCCGACGatgcaaaaaccaaaaagagCGCATGCGCGGCATCATTAA
- the LOC6605734 gene encoding myosin-11 isoform X14 yields MQTAEVSKMFQGPKIPLQELQHERDTLQGRMEEQTQRISSLQNRLEEQRQRAEQLHRTGTSDLNTRVHELQGEVENLYEQLAARDKQMANMRQQLQRSKEEITRLETEVEVRTQPDRSLVNKLQAEVQQKGAEIVKLKDKIRTEMINRLAIPDLMETMLADKNDEIDHLRDQLEAKEKELQASRQDGSLISSPAGAAGKQDGSGGKLSARTLSDIGSITEFPEPDVERRAAMRSLTAPLQMSDGAGGFLHQTMETSKEAVANLTHKRTDDLSGFIVPYPANTFEHPHYFQALGVTAQSTDGLTPGLVPRQINFSNLTEDSKLKTTSLVMHTPELPRPTTPPEIHKLRVKLSDLQTEKQRQQSELENKLQDLQKELEQEKEKLSRQAQTLQSYEESEAKYRLRIETLESKVLETAAQAASDRENLRKELICVSAAHEQCENAAAARKRELEKLNSEVKVKADQLHAALRRCADLELQVLTLERDLERLKNSDNSSKQYSVDEIAQQVEKELNYSAQLDSNILKAIESEEENNLDKKLQKGVQTEEETLPGTGNGTDDENFTGERELLNQLEALRAQLAVEREQCEAMSKELLGEKQHSQDIQEQDVIIIEAMRKRLETALDAEDELHKQLDQERERCERLQTQLTSLQRAESRRNSSLLLKSPGDSPRKSPRADFESELGDRLRSEIKLLVAQNERERERSADAQRSSERERQRYEKELQERVAYCERLKQEMEKLSRDKESAETELEHFNERLTLQASEIESLEARLVTLQEAETRRANTRTRQHQENVKLQAEIHELKSKLLAAEAARDCLDQKVTQLRFDVSRSGQREAKLAEALAQANDRLAHSTDDSVPAQFMQKMKEINALLAENTQENRQMAETVQFLVGERIALQKKCEELGGAGNTNVTELEERCRQLIGRYLRVESHRKALVYQKRYLKLTLEGYQASEQLALQNLRGGAALPPQRNIKKKFKTVALAIIAIQRIKYIGRIWHTGKRIVSKSVFTITQQRSPGLNLNVAPPQSPLPGPNSNPPTNNNNLMGRLSYAPLSPPMVNFSTVQPIMLPSDFTLQAPTTSLQSTIANNNSENTLPSLARLDWPTMQKPKRAHARHH; encoded by the exons aTGCAAACTGCGGAAGTTTCGAAAATGTTTCAGGGTCCGAAGATCCCGCTGCAA GAGCTCCAGCATGAGCGGGACACGCTGCAGGGTCGTATGGAGGAACAGACCCAGCGTATTTCTTCACTCCAAAATCGGCTGGAGGAGCAGCGACAGCGGGCGGAGCAACTGCATCGGACTGGCACATCAGACTTGAATACCCGAGTACATGAACTCCAGGGTGAGGTCGAGAACCTATACGAGCAATTGGCGGCGCGGGACAAGCAGATGGCTAATATGAGACAGCAACTGCAGCGCAGCAAGGAGGAGATAACTCGACTGGAGACGGAAGTCGAAGTACGAACACAACCAGATCGCAGTCTGGTGAACAAACTCCAGGCTGAAGTGCAGCAAAAGGGAGCGGAGATCGTGAAGCTAAAGGATAAGATACGCACAGAGATGATCAATCGTCTGGCTATCCCGGATCTCATGGAGACTATGCTGGCGGACAAGAACGATGAGATAGATCACCTGCGCGATCAACTGGAGGCCAAGGAGAAGGAACTGCAGGCATCTCGTCAGGATGGCAGCCTGATTTCATCCCCGGCTGGAGCAGCAGGAAAGCAGGATGGTAGCGGTGGCAAGTTGAGTGCCCGAACCCTAAGCGATATCGGATCGATTACAGAGTTCCCCGAACCGGATGTGGAGCGTCGAGCGGCCATGCGAAGTCTTACCGCTCCTTTGCAGATGAGCGATGGTGCGGGCGGCTTCCTGCACCAAACAATG GAAACTTCTAAGGAAGCCGTGGCTAACTTAACACACAAGCGCACCGATGACCTAAGTGGTTTCATTGTCCCCTACCCGGCTAACACTTTCGAGCACCCGCACTACTTCCAGGCCCTGGGAGTCACAGCCCAGAGCACCGATGGTCTAACGCCTGGTCTGGTGCCGAGGCAGATTAACTTCTCCAACCTTACAGAGGATTCCAAGTTAAAAACGACCAGTCTCGTGATGCACACACCGGAGTTGCCCAGGCCAACAACTCCTCCAGAGATTCATAAACTCCGAGTAAAGCTTTCCGATTTGCAAACCGAAAAACAGAGACAGCAGAGTGAATTGGAAAACAAGTTACAGGATCTGCAAAAGGAACTGGAGCAAGAGAAGGAGAAACTGAGTCGTCAAGCGCAAACTCTGCAAAGCTACGAGGAGAGTGAAGCAAAGTATAGGCTTCGCATAGAAACCCTGGAGTCCAAGGTGCTGGAAACAGCTGCCCAGGCGGCTTCTGATCGAGAAAATCTCCGCAAGGAACTGATTTGTGTTAGTGCGGCCCATGAACAATGCGAAAATGCAGCTGCTGCTCGCAAACGGGAGTTGGAGAAACTGAATAGTGAAGTCAAGGTAAAGGCCGATCAGCTGCATGCTGCTCTACGACGATGTGCAGATCTCGAACTGCAGGTTCTAACACTAGAACGCGATTTGGAGCGGCTAAAGAACAGTGATAATAGTTCGAAGCAATATTCGGTGGACGAAATTGCACAGCAAGTGGAAAAGGAATTGAACTACTCTGCCCAGCTGGACTCAAACATCCTTAAAGCAATTGAAAGCGAGGAGGAAAACAATCTGGACAAGAAGCTGCAGAAAGGTGTCCAAACGGAGGAGGAGACTTTACCTGGAACTGGCAATGGAACCGACGACGAGAACTTCACTGGCGAGCGGGAACTACTAAATCAGCTGGAAGCCCTGCGTGCTCAATTGGCCGTAGAGCGTGAGCAATGCGAAGCAATGAGTAAGGAGCTGCTGGGAGAGAAGCAGCACTCGCAGGATATTCAAGAACAGGATGTGATTATCATAGAAGCCATGCGGAAACGACTGGAGACAGCTCTGGATGCCGAGGACGAGCTCCACAAACAGCTCGATCAGGAAAGGGAACGTTGTGAGCGTCTCCAAACGCAGTTGACATCCCTGCAGCGAGCGGAAAGTAGAAGAAACAGTTCCCTGCTACTGAAGTCGCCGGGCGACTCGCCCAGGAAATCTCCACGAGCTGATTTCGAATCCGAACTCGGAGATCGTCTGCGCAGTGAGATTAAACTGCTAGTGGCTCAGAATGAAAGGGAACGGGAGAGATCTGCGGATGCTCAACGGAGCAGTGAGCGGGAACGTCAGAGGTATGAAAAAGAGCTCCAAGAGCGAGTGGCATACTGTGAGCGGCTGAAACAAGAAATGGAGAAGCTATCTCGGGATAAGGAGTCCGCCGAAACAGAGTTGGAACACTTCAATGAACGTTTAACTCTGCAAGCAAGTGAGATCGAAAGTTTGGAGGCTAGGTTAGTCACTCTCCAGGAGGCGGAAACGCGAAGGGCCAACACACGCACCCGTCAGCATCAGGAGAACGTCAAGCTCCAAGCCGAGATCCATGAACTAAAGTCCAAACTTCTGGCGGCCGAAGCAGCAAGGGATTGCCTGGACCAAAAAGTCACCCAACTGCGTTTTGATGTGAGTCGCTCTGGTCAGAGGGAGGCCAAACTAGCTGAGGCCTTAGCTCAGGCCAATGATCGATTGGCTCATAGCACCGATGACAGTGTGCCGGCGCAGTTCATGCAGAAGATGAAGGAGATCAACGCCCTGCTGGCGGAGAACACTCAGGAAAACCGGCAAATGGCTGAGACGGTCCAGTTTTTGGTGGGCGAACGTATTGCGCTGCAAAAGAAATGCGAAGAGCTGGGTGGCGCTGGTAACACCAATGTCACCGAGCTGGAGGAGCGCTGCCGGCAGTTGATCGGCCGCTATTTGCGAGTGGAGTCCCATCGGAAGGCGCTGGTCTACCAGAAGAGGTATTTGAAGCTCACACTGGAAGGTTACCAGGCCAGTGAGCAATTGGCTCTGCAGAATCTGAGAGGTGGTGCTGCACTGCCTCCACAGCGAAACATCAAAAAGAAGTTTAA GACGGTAGCCCTTGCGATCATTGCCATCCAGCGAATCAAATACATTGGACGCATCTGGCACACGGGAAAGCGGATTGTGAGCAAGTCAGTCTTCACAATTACTCAGCAGAG AAGTCCTGGATTAAACCTCAATGTGGCGCCTCCCCAATCCCCACTGCCTGGGCCCAACTCAAATCCACCCACCAATAATAACAACCTCATGGGCCGACTTAGTTATGCGCCCCTCTCACCGCCAATGGTTAACTTCAGCACCGTGCAGCCAATAATGCTGCCATCGGATTTCACCCTTCAAGCGCCAACAACTTCGTTGCAGTCCACCATTGCCAATAACAATAGCGAAAACACTCTGCCATCATTGGCAAGATTGGACTGGCCGACGatgcaaaaaccaaaaagagCGCATGCGCGGCATCATTAA